In Leucobacter sp. CX169, a single genomic region encodes these proteins:
- a CDS encoding DUF11 domain-containing protein encodes MSRNNSNDVRRVRVRSWVAGTLAFALGAGALVAGVGVQMASAASPAPEVTVTQQSAPYLAGEDVTVNVTMTSGGASAGEQYNLSAAILLPTNVTIRSTGGAFGPYLTFGPGETLPNRGLACAEVGLLPVGASCKVPDDAQYLVFQNVSDLPEDASNVGTLTLRPRATSFPVGTDQLNIQAAVFSSNAERYVPNFPGSTGTGTGAHTSATGSDTLNIRVEALRLEKSEPSPENELLRGVHLNSTTYTLRVHHTGEGNISGTEVVDFLPAGLEYLGMGGIDNTRGPANGTQPDGQEYPGSGGLEGTPAPAGSAPNAGTVEKSVETVVPTPEEVATYKLDAGKVYTKVVWDLQSLLAAGDARDVKAPIAQGYSATAGVPGVLEIRYRAGVPLFENTLDFGYAPNASGEQAANLDNNRGASTRHGSVQTDPGLDDNGNAQALTNVAGVSGTYAGPLAEGTDPSSGDTAAHTVDAVDVRVLKSVKEASFTQGELAVYTLNIATSEYASAELGTGGSAQILPNRVTDDMGDGICPVFPANVPITPGASSIAGVPRLVIGDPNATPRPDDMTPQEWNEALGQIADDCWSAEGRAGAELSGATLSGIAFDPATGHFALDLSIAPIAAANGAGHVVTYTASQNALYAQDDSRPGATSSGDTVRNTVDLEMTTTSIPALNGVTSSGGAEADGTWRAWDDSGASLKASLSKLDKRVLPRSAGVPSAAEIVNVPNAQWETDQPLAPFAAGDEVWWKITLTPPAGADVRDARLTDFLPVGTEFDPAQTGGRFDNIAYRVSNRFSVGACQPVGRAAWLDEFVPNPTITDEIFTWNLGSTDCVAGNTTDRFFPRSATLDVFIKTKIVDVAAFGQVDLPENLAKYQQRNDTGEVFFLRDQAAVQLDTGVRLMKGIDSINAPAASAGFNSNNDVGQVVQGDEVRFRLDVTAPSVQTENYALYDALPKGIRARDLAGFVPATHAIDAQAEIWDGVTATSTSAFTARAYDWADLPAEIKNGINAAYTNRTIVVWTLAAAVPGSTLPIAEKLPAPAVPGVERGFTLKYTVVIPDGSQTADGGGAAALLDQRYLNTASVAQFDVRGNAVGASSTIVVQPGAGQGTVANGGGSGSSAPVFSRDLVAGEFSSGADLATDPSSVRVPNATMDKSLVSTEIAPSGTAVTDPNNGATRIVQGEYATYDVSVTLPALTTVRSGVLADTGKLLGTGSGTITGATPANTVAYHVASATLHAAPGVASGTVPANFAFDSSTGSLAFPEFYTVGATPETFTVRLKVWVDDIDASHATGRPNIPHNKGLQNTANFDSKDVDNLPNPRLSDTADVVYIEPGLAIAKTANKTSGLHAGDAVLYTLAVTNSGSRPVSYDNTVVDTVPAGLVVDTDQPALVGATFSSAADLQAGLGGTITWSHTAFTQLKRVPATVNLSYVATIEPTTGGGSAYLNSAKVTGYTLPDTLTDAATRRGDRVASDTETVRADTAAIAKGVRVAGDTNYNSTSVSAPIGQTVQYKVDVTLRPGITYYNAKLEDTLPAGVELVEATISGPSGSSSPAGDPSSWTHAKSGQVHSWTYQPNNGDIASSPVERTLTLTYDVLLKNTVAAGVNALTNTAKFGWTETTNPSSQAGSVSDNARVDILNPVLAIVKKVDGQDAVQKSPQDGFEYTVAVTNTGNTPAHNVTVTDTVPVGVIVTESSLTASGGVLSGAGANGGGTITWTLAGPLHQQSGTGTPKSLNFTYSATFAESEALTAAGLTNTARVTRFESFGTGGRVYTPAGISDTAQVTPLFPKVDLTKTVSDGSLAYVNESFGWTLKLVNSGQGAAQTLDVTDVLPKNWSFDANSARISVGGAAAVPLVNPVVGAESGKATLTWNLGSASPATPILPGAAGGATLAQRTIVITFTATPSALAASDAGTGVNVKAHTNTLRAVTTDGTGATSNATGGFTGANSSADAFLGEADLTIEKTGAADPLVAGETAIGWSILVSNDGPDTAAGPITVTDTTGALPAGITVTEAAGEGWTCELPVRGTDGVTAFECARTDAAESLASTDSFPVIEVEVEVADNQAAETNILNSARVVPGRTVDPDPDNNTDEAPISTTTSADLEIDKTVTTQDPTAGAAITWQLAPVNHGPSVSVHTDAAPITITDTIPAGISGVADPSTTHWAATTSAAGGFPVTAGDTVTWTYTGTQLAVGAAPNVTLSGTIDAGWTGGNIVNSAEITPGETPDPEPNNNTDDVTVTPGDSTTLAIDKTRVVFEGGSWVAAASLDPVPSFEPGADISYRITVVNNGPADARVVRVVDEVPAGLTYKTHASGTGTWTRAAGPGAWETFALGGTQQVGAVHATSFVVTFATDPAMDPAVALVNWAEASAENSTNTPRDDDSTSATRDADLSIEKSHTAPALGVAAIAGESVSYQLVVTNHGPSISDAPISVDDVLPAGFSYAAGSAMVSVAGGTAAAVDPAVEGQTLTWANLTSDVALAPSETIVISFTANIAATVGEQAGVLNTATVDGPNDTDPGNNSDTDPVDIVTQADMVITKDVAAGPWVAGTDVSYTIAVQNDGPSVADASVTDLLPAGVSFVSISGSAGWTCTDATDTAPASCAYPAHPVGVDSASTITVVGHIASNVVTGTELTNLAELEWVDSRGDHEGSDDADIEVTTLADLVLLKTAIDAEGDETGAAVAGEQSRYRLTVTNDGPSDAIAPLTVTDTLPAGISFVGLTSGSSASWSAVADEIDEVTGTQQVVFTRVPAGTGIASGVTAPAIDFDVLVDQAVADGSVLTNTATVASGTPEANVDNNTDTADLTVGREVDVSIAKSHDADAVRIGDALPFTLQVTNGGPSVASGVMVTDLVPFGLEVASAPGDDVGEDWTLVSVDPVDPDNAAAGTRVLASYSGVLVAGEAAPALTLTTTVLTEAYSTVVNTADVTVVEQDRDPANNHAEDPVTVPPLATLVVEKTAVGTFQVGKTGAYRITVSNEGPTEDPGPITVTDVLPDGLTFQSSPDAGVQVNGKTVTWTIDGLAVGESVDLTLIVNVQQAAFPSVTNVVEVASPTELTPESVTVDDATIDVAAADPMPATGSDQLLVLGGIALLLLVAGGAVLVARRRRALSE; translated from the coding sequence ATGTCGCGCAACAATTCGAATGACGTTCGCCGTGTCCGGGTTCGGTCCTGGGTGGCGGGAACGCTCGCCTTCGCTCTGGGAGCGGGCGCGCTCGTGGCCGGGGTCGGCGTGCAGATGGCGTCGGCCGCATCGCCCGCGCCTGAGGTGACGGTTACGCAGCAGAGTGCGCCCTACCTGGCTGGTGAAGACGTCACCGTCAACGTGACGATGACGAGCGGTGGCGCCTCGGCGGGCGAGCAGTACAACCTCAGCGCGGCGATCCTGCTGCCCACAAACGTGACCATTCGAAGCACGGGCGGGGCCTTCGGTCCCTACCTGACATTCGGCCCGGGGGAGACCCTGCCGAACCGGGGCCTCGCCTGCGCAGAGGTAGGCCTGCTGCCCGTCGGGGCATCCTGCAAGGTCCCCGACGACGCGCAGTATCTCGTCTTCCAGAATGTGTCGGACCTGCCCGAAGACGCGTCGAACGTTGGAACGCTGACGTTGCGCCCCCGCGCAACGAGCTTCCCCGTCGGGACCGACCAGCTGAACATTCAGGCCGCCGTGTTCTCAAGCAACGCCGAACGCTACGTCCCCAACTTCCCCGGCAGCACCGGCACGGGCACCGGCGCCCACACGTCGGCCACGGGCAGCGACACCCTGAACATCAGGGTCGAGGCGCTGCGCCTCGAGAAGAGCGAGCCGAGCCCGGAGAATGAGCTCCTGCGCGGCGTGCACCTGAACAGCACCACGTACACGCTGCGCGTGCATCACACGGGCGAGGGCAACATCTCGGGCACCGAGGTCGTTGACTTCCTCCCTGCCGGCCTTGAGTACCTGGGCATGGGGGGCATCGACAACACCCGGGGGCCAGCAAACGGCACCCAGCCCGACGGCCAGGAATACCCTGGTTCGGGCGGGCTCGAGGGTACTCCGGCCCCGGCAGGATCCGCGCCGAACGCGGGCACCGTTGAGAAGTCGGTCGAGACCGTCGTCCCAACCCCCGAAGAGGTGGCGACGTACAAGCTCGATGCGGGCAAGGTCTACACGAAGGTCGTCTGGGACCTCCAGTCGCTGCTCGCCGCGGGCGACGCGCGCGACGTGAAGGCCCCCATCGCACAGGGATACTCCGCGACCGCCGGCGTTCCCGGAGTGCTCGAGATTCGCTACCGCGCGGGCGTTCCCCTGTTTGAGAACACGCTCGACTTCGGGTACGCGCCGAACGCCTCGGGCGAGCAAGCCGCGAATTTGGACAACAACCGCGGCGCTTCGACGCGTCACGGCTCAGTGCAGACCGACCCGGGGCTGGACGACAACGGCAACGCGCAGGCGCTCACGAACGTCGCGGGTGTCTCTGGCACCTACGCGGGCCCTCTGGCCGAGGGCACCGACCCGAGCTCGGGGGACACCGCCGCGCACACGGTCGATGCCGTCGACGTGCGCGTGCTGAAAAGCGTCAAAGAGGCGTCCTTTACCCAGGGCGAGCTCGCTGTCTACACGCTGAACATCGCGACGAGCGAGTACGCGAGCGCGGAACTCGGCACGGGAGGCAGCGCCCAGATCCTGCCCAACCGTGTCACCGACGACATGGGCGACGGCATTTGCCCGGTCTTCCCCGCAAACGTCCCGATCACCCCGGGCGCGAGCAGCATCGCCGGGGTACCCCGATTGGTCATTGGCGACCCGAACGCGACCCCACGGCCCGACGACATGACGCCGCAGGAGTGGAACGAAGCGCTCGGGCAGATCGCCGACGACTGCTGGTCAGCTGAGGGCCGCGCAGGGGCGGAACTCAGTGGCGCGACCCTGTCCGGCATCGCGTTCGACCCGGCGACGGGGCACTTCGCGCTTGATCTGAGCATCGCGCCGATCGCTGCGGCGAACGGCGCCGGCCACGTGGTCACCTACACGGCATCGCAGAACGCGCTCTACGCGCAGGATGACAGCCGTCCCGGAGCCACCTCGTCAGGCGACACCGTCAGGAACACGGTCGACCTCGAGATGACGACGACCTCGATCCCCGCGCTGAACGGTGTGACTTCCAGCGGCGGGGCCGAAGCCGACGGCACTTGGCGCGCCTGGGACGATTCCGGGGCCTCGCTGAAAGCGAGTCTGAGCAAACTGGACAAGCGGGTGCTGCCCCGGTCTGCGGGCGTGCCGAGCGCGGCCGAGATCGTGAACGTTCCGAATGCGCAGTGGGAGACCGATCAGCCCCTCGCGCCCTTCGCCGCGGGCGATGAGGTTTGGTGGAAGATTACGCTCACCCCGCCCGCCGGCGCCGACGTGCGCGACGCACGCTTGACTGATTTTCTGCCGGTGGGCACCGAGTTCGACCCCGCGCAGACCGGCGGTCGCTTCGACAACATCGCGTACCGGGTGAGCAACCGGTTCTCGGTCGGCGCCTGCCAACCCGTGGGCCGGGCGGCATGGCTGGACGAGTTCGTGCCGAACCCCACCATCACTGACGAGATCTTCACCTGGAACCTCGGCAGCACCGATTGCGTCGCGGGCAACACGACGGATCGATTCTTCCCGCGGAGCGCCACCCTCGACGTCTTCATCAAGACGAAGATCGTCGATGTGGCGGCCTTCGGTCAGGTCGATCTGCCCGAGAACCTCGCGAAGTACCAGCAGCGCAATGACACAGGGGAGGTCTTTTTCCTCCGCGACCAGGCCGCCGTGCAGCTCGACACCGGCGTTCGCCTGATGAAGGGCATTGACTCGATCAATGCCCCGGCCGCAAGCGCAGGCTTCAACAGCAACAACGATGTCGGTCAGGTGGTTCAGGGCGACGAGGTGCGCTTCCGTCTCGACGTCACGGCGCCGTCGGTGCAGACCGAGAACTACGCGCTATATGACGCGCTGCCCAAGGGTATTCGCGCCCGTGACCTCGCGGGCTTCGTGCCCGCGACGCACGCGATCGATGCGCAGGCGGAAATCTGGGACGGGGTGACGGCGACGTCCACCAGCGCGTTCACCGCGCGCGCGTACGACTGGGCTGACCTGCCCGCCGAGATCAAGAACGGCATCAACGCCGCCTACACGAACCGGACCATCGTGGTGTGGACGCTCGCCGCGGCCGTCCCGGGATCGACGCTGCCCATCGCAGAGAAGCTGCCCGCACCGGCTGTGCCTGGCGTCGAGCGCGGCTTTACGCTGAAATACACGGTCGTGATCCCTGACGGATCACAGACGGCAGACGGCGGCGGCGCAGCGGCACTGCTTGACCAGCGGTACCTGAACACCGCGTCGGTGGCGCAGTTTGACGTCCGCGGCAATGCGGTCGGCGCGAGCTCCACGATCGTCGTGCAGCCGGGTGCCGGACAAGGCACCGTCGCGAATGGCGGCGGGTCCGGGTCGTCCGCGCCGGTCTTCTCCCGCGACCTGGTCGCTGGCGAGTTCTCCTCCGGCGCCGACCTGGCCACCGATCCGTCGAGTGTGCGAGTTCCGAACGCGACCATGGACAAGAGCCTGGTCTCGACCGAGATTGCCCCGAGCGGCACCGCGGTCACCGACCCGAACAACGGCGCGACGCGGATCGTGCAGGGCGAATACGCCACGTACGACGTCTCGGTCACGCTGCCGGCGCTCACGACCGTGCGCTCAGGGGTGCTCGCCGACACCGGCAAGCTCCTCGGCACAGGGTCGGGCACCATTACCGGTGCGACCCCCGCAAACACAGTGGCCTATCACGTGGCCTCGGCGACGCTGCACGCGGCCCCGGGGGTTGCCTCGGGCACCGTACCTGCGAATTTTGCCTTCGACAGCAGCACCGGCAGTCTCGCCTTCCCCGAGTTCTACACCGTCGGGGCGACGCCTGAGACGTTCACGGTGCGACTCAAGGTCTGGGTCGACGACATCGACGCGAGTCACGCGACGGGACGACCGAACATTCCCCACAACAAGGGTCTGCAAAACACGGCGAACTTCGACTCGAAAGACGTCGACAACCTCCCGAACCCGCGGCTTAGTGATACGGCCGACGTGGTCTATATCGAGCCGGGCCTCGCCATCGCGAAGACCGCGAACAAGACCTCGGGCCTCCACGCGGGCGATGCGGTGCTGTACACGTTGGCAGTTACCAATTCCGGCAGCCGCCCGGTCAGCTACGACAACACCGTCGTCGACACCGTCCCTGCAGGACTCGTGGTGGACACCGATCAGCCGGCGCTCGTGGGAGCAACCTTCAGCAGCGCCGCGGACCTGCAAGCGGGTCTCGGCGGCACCATCACCTGGAGCCACACCGCCTTCACACAGCTGAAGCGGGTGCCCGCCACCGTGAACCTCAGCTACGTCGCGACGATTGAGCCCACCACGGGCGGCGGCTCGGCGTATCTGAACTCCGCGAAGGTGACCGGATACACGCTGCCCGACACCCTCACCGACGCGGCTACGCGCCGCGGTGACCGCGTTGCGAGCGACACGGAGACGGTCCGTGCCGATACCGCCGCCATCGCCAAGGGCGTGCGGGTCGCCGGCGACACGAACTACAACTCGACTTCCGTGTCTGCGCCGATCGGACAGACGGTCCAGTACAAGGTTGATGTGACGCTGCGCCCGGGCATCACCTACTACAACGCGAAGCTCGAGGACACGCTCCCAGCGGGCGTCGAACTGGTCGAAGCGACGATCAGTGGCCCGTCGGGCAGCAGTTCGCCCGCGGGTGACCCGTCGAGCTGGACCCATGCGAAGAGCGGGCAGGTGCACTCGTGGACCTACCAGCCAAACAACGGGGACATCGCGTCGAGCCCGGTCGAGCGCACGCTCACGCTGACGTACGACGTGCTGCTCAAGAACACGGTGGCCGCGGGAGTGAACGCGCTCACCAACACCGCGAAGTTCGGCTGGACCGAGACGACCAACCCGAGCTCTCAGGCGGGAAGCGTTTCCGACAACGCACGCGTCGACATCCTGAACCCCGTCCTCGCGATCGTCAAGAAGGTCGACGGCCAGGACGCGGTGCAGAAGAGCCCGCAGGACGGGTTTGAGTACACGGTGGCCGTAACCAACACGGGGAATACTCCCGCGCACAACGTCACCGTGACCGACACGGTGCCGGTGGGGGTGATCGTCACCGAGTCCTCGCTGACTGCGAGCGGCGGCGTGCTCAGCGGCGCTGGAGCGAACGGTGGCGGCACGATCACCTGGACGCTCGCAGGTCCGCTGCATCAGCAGAGCGGCACGGGCACGCCGAAGTCGCTGAACTTCACCTACTCGGCGACGTTTGCCGAGTCGGAGGCGCTCACCGCTGCCGGCCTCACCAACACCGCGCGCGTGACTCGTTTCGAGTCGTTCGGCACGGGCGGCCGCGTGTACACGCCGGCCGGCATCAGCGACACCGCCCAGGTGACGCCGCTGTTCCCGAAGGTCGACCTGACAAAGACCGTCTCCGACGGCTCGCTCGCCTACGTCAATGAGTCCTTCGGCTGGACGCTGAAGCTCGTGAACTCGGGCCAGGGCGCCGCGCAGACGCTCGACGTGACCGACGTGCTGCCGAAGAACTGGTCGTTCGACGCGAACTCTGCCCGGATCAGCGTCGGCGGCGCCGCCGCGGTCCCGCTCGTGAACCCCGTCGTTGGCGCCGAGAGCGGCAAGGCCACGCTGACCTGGAACCTCGGCTCGGCCAGTCCTGCGACCCCGATCCTGCCGGGTGCCGCGGGAGGCGCGACCCTCGCCCAGCGCACCATCGTGATCACGTTCACCGCGACGCCGTCGGCACTCGCCGCCAGCGACGCGGGCACCGGGGTCAACGTGAAGGCGCACACGAACACGCTGCGCGCGGTGACGACCGACGGCACTGGGGCGACGAGCAACGCGACTGGGGGCTTCACCGGTGCGAACAGCTCGGCGGACGCCTTCCTGGGCGAGGCGGATCTCACGATCGAAAAGACGGGTGCCGCCGATCCCCTCGTCGCGGGAGAGACGGCCATCGGTTGGTCGATCCTCGTGTCGAACGATGGACCAGACACGGCGGCGGGGCCCATCACGGTGACCGACACCACGGGGGCGCTGCCCGCGGGCATCACCGTGACCGAGGCGGCCGGCGAAGGCTGGACATGCGAGCTGCCGGTGCGCGGCACCGACGGAGTGACCGCCTTCGAGTGTGCGCGTACCGACGCCGCAGAGTCGCTCGCGAGCACGGATTCATTCCCCGTGATCGAGGTCGAGGTCGAGGTGGCCGACAACCAGGCTGCGGAGACCAACATCCTGAACTCGGCGAGGGTGGTCCCGGGCCGCACCGTCGACCCGGACCCCGACAACAACACCGACGAAGCCCCGATCTCGACGACTACCTCGGCGGATCTGGAAATCGACAAGACCGTCACCACGCAGGATCCGACTGCGGGCGCGGCCATCACGTGGCAGCTCGCGCCGGTGAACCACGGCCCCTCGGTCTCGGTGCACACGGACGCCGCGCCGATCACGATCACCGACACGATTCCCGCGGGAATCAGCGGTGTGGCCGACCCGTCAACGACCCACTGGGCCGCGACGACCTCGGCGGCCGGAGGGTTCCCTGTCACGGCAGGCGACACTGTGACCTGGACCTACACGGGCACGCAGCTCGCCGTGGGTGCGGCGCCGAATGTGACGCTCTCGGGCACAATTGACGCTGGCTGGACCGGCGGCAACATCGTGAACTCCGCGGAGATCACCCCCGGGGAGACGCCTGATCCCGAACCCAACAACAACACCGACGACGTCACCGTCACCCCGGGCGACAGCACGACGCTCGCGATCGACAAGACGCGCGTGGTGTTCGAGGGCGGCTCCTGGGTCGCTGCCGCCAGCCTTGATCCGGTACCGAGCTTCGAACCGGGTGCGGACATCAGCTATCGCATCACCGTGGTCAACAACGGCCCGGCCGACGCGCGTGTAGTGAGGGTGGTCGACGAGGTCCCCGCCGGGCTCACGTACAAGACCCACGCGAGCGGGACGGGTACCTGGACCCGTGCTGCGGGCCCCGGCGCCTGGGAGACCTTTGCGCTCGGCGGCACCCAGCAGGTGGGCGCGGTGCACGCGACCTCCTTCGTCGTGACGTTCGCGACGGATCCTGCGATGGACCCGGCCGTGGCGCTCGTGAACTGGGCGGAGGCCTCGGCCGAGAACTCGACCAACACTCCGCGCGACGACGACAGCACGAGCGCGACGCGCGATGCGGATCTGTCGATCGAAAAGTCGCACACCGCCCCAGCTTTGGGGGTGGCGGCGATCGCCGGCGAGTCCGTGAGTTACCAGCTCGTCGTCACGAACCATGGACCGAGCATCTCGGACGCGCCTATCTCGGTCGATGACGTGTTGCCCGCCGGATTCAGCTACGCGGCAGGATCCGCCATGGTGTCAGTCGCGGGCGGCACCGCCGCGGCGGTTGACCCGGCGGTCGAGGGCCAGACCCTCACCTGGGCGAACCTCACCAGCGACGTCGCGCTCGCGCCGAGCGAGACCATCGTGATCTCGTTCACCGCGAACATTGCGGCGACCGTCGGTGAGCAAGCCGGCGTGCTGAACACCGCGACCGTCGACGGACCGAACGACACCGACCCCGGCAACAACTCGGACACGGATCCGGTCGACATTGTGACGCAGGCCGACATGGTCATCACGAAGGACGTTGCCGCGGGCCCCTGGGTCGCCGGCACCGATGTCAGCTACACGATTGCTGTGCAGAACGACGGCCCCTCGGTCGCCGACGCGTCGGTGACGGACCTGCTGCCCGCCGGAGTGAGCTTCGTGTCGATCAGCGGCAGCGCCGGCTGGACCTGCACCGACGCGACGGACACGGCCCCCGCCAGCTGTGCGTACCCGGCACACCCGGTCGGTGTCGATAGCGCAAGCACCATCACGGTCGTCGGGCACATCGCATCGAACGTGGTGACCGGCACCGAGCTGACGAACCTCGCCGAGCTTGAGTGGGTCGATAGCCGCGGCGACCACGAGGGATCGGACGACGCCGACATCGAGGTAACGACGCTCGCCGACCTCGTGTTGCTCAAGACCGCGATCGACGCCGAGGGAGATGAGACGGGCGCCGCAGTGGCGGGCGAGCAGTCGCGCTACCGCCTGACGGTGACCAACGACGGCCCGAGCGACGCGATCGCGCCCCTCACCGTCACTGACACCCTGCCGGCGGGTATCAGCTTCGTCGGGCTCACGAGCGGGTCCTCCGCATCGTGGAGCGCGGTGGCGGACGAAATCGACGAGGTCACCGGCACGCAGCAAGTCGTGTTCACGCGGGTTCCCGCGGGGACGGGCATTGCTAGCGGTGTCACCGCCCCCGCGATCGACTTCGACGTGCTCGTGGACCAGGCCGTCGCCGACGGCAGCGTGCTGACGAACACCGCGACGGTCGCCTCAGGTACTCCCGAGGCGAACGTGGACAACAACACCGACACGGCCGACCTGACGGTGGGCCGCGAGGTTGACGTGTCGATCGCGAAGTCGCACGACGCCGATGCGGTGCGCATCGGCGATGCCCTGCCGTTTACCCTGCAGGTGACGAATGGCGGCCCCTCGGTTGCGAGCGGGGTGATGGTCACCGACCTGGTGCCCTTCGGGCTTGAGGTCGCGAGTGCCCCCGGCGACGACGTGGGCGAAGACTGGACGTTGGTATCGGTCGACCCGGTCGACCCGGACAATGCCGCCGCCGGCACCCGGGTGCTTGCCAGCTACAGCGGGGTGCTCGTCGCCGGAGAGGCAGCGCCCGCGCTGACGCTCACGACGACGGTGCTCACCGAGGCGTACTCGACCGTGGTCAACACGGCCGATGTCACGGTCGTGGAGCAGGATCGCGACCCCGCGAACAACCACGCCGAAGACCCGGTGACGGTGCCGCCGCTGGCGACGCTCGTTGTTGAGAAGACCGCGGTGGGAACGTTCCAGGTCGGGAAGACCGGCGCATACCGAATCACGGTCTCGAACGAGGGGCCGACGGAGGATCCGGGGCCGATTACGGTGACCGACGTGCTGCCTGACGGACTGACGTTCCAGTCGTCGCCGGACGCCGGGGTGCAGGTGAACGGCAAGACCGTGACCTGGACGATCGACGGGCTGGCGGTCGGCGAGAGCGTCGACCTGACGCTCATCGTCAACGTGCAGCAGGCAGCCTTCCCGTCGGTGACGAACGTGGTCGAGGTCGCCTCGCCCACCGAGCTGACGCCTGAGAGCGTGACCGTCGACGACGCCACGATCGACGTGGCCGCCGCCGACCCGATGCCCGCCACGGGCTCGGATCAGCTGCTCGTGCTCGGCGGGATCGCGCTGCTCTTGCTCGTCGCCGGCGGCGCCGTGCTCGTCGCGCGGCGGCGCCGTGCACTGAGCGAGTAG
- a CDS encoding YigZ family protein has product MPSPYETIGQPVETELEISRSRFLTRLVRVGDEAEARAEIAAVRAAHPRARHHCSAFVLEPDQRTKRSNDDGEPSGTAGAPMLDALVSAGLSDVVAVVTRYFGGILLGAGGLTRAYRGAVAEATAQAERVVRAPRREVWVRAGYEVAPQFEAEARRRGYALAGAEYDDAVTLRLLVPDTRVPEVAALAAELSAGAAELRCGGLDFVDLPAGSGLDE; this is encoded by the coding sequence ATGCCCTCCCCGTACGAGACGATCGGCCAGCCCGTCGAGACGGAGCTCGAGATTTCCAGGTCCCGCTTCCTGACGCGCCTCGTTCGCGTCGGCGACGAGGCGGAGGCGCGCGCCGAGATCGCCGCCGTCCGAGCCGCCCACCCGCGGGCGCGGCACCACTGCAGCGCCTTCGTCCTCGAGCCGGACCAGCGTACGAAGCGCTCGAACGACGACGGCGAGCCGAGCGGAACCGCTGGCGCCCCCATGCTCGACGCGCTCGTCTCAGCGGGGCTGAGCGATGTCGTCGCGGTGGTCACGCGGTACTTCGGCGGGATCCTGCTGGGAGCAGGCGGGCTGACCCGTGCGTACCGCGGAGCCGTTGCCGAGGCCACCGCGCAGGCCGAGCGTGTGGTGCGCGCGCCACGTCGCGAGGTGTGGGTGCGCGCGGGATATGAGGTCGCGCCGCAGTTCGAGGCGGAGGCGCGTCGCCGCGGCTATGCGCTTGCCGGCGCGGAATACGACGATGCCGTAACGCTGCGGCTGCTCGTTCCCGACACGCGGGTGCCCGAGGTGGCCGCGCTCGCCGCCGAGCTCAGCGCGGGGGCGGCCGAGCTGCGGTGCGGCGGCCTCGATTTTGTCGACCTCCCAGCAGGATCCGGGCTGGACGAGTAG
- a CDS encoding RNA-binding S4 domain-containing protein — MAGVRVDSWVWAVRLTKTRSAATTACRAGHVRVNDMTAKAAQHVAVGDIVKVRLHGFDKIYEVTGLATRRGSAVEAAKHFADHTPPPLPKEERAILPIRDRGAGRPSKRERRDLDKLRGHDSSEA, encoded by the coding sequence ATGGCCGGTGTACGAGTAGACAGTTGGGTGTGGGCGGTGCGGCTCACCAAGACGCGCAGCGCCGCGACCACGGCCTGCCGCGCGGGCCACGTGCGCGTAAACGACATGACCGCGAAGGCTGCCCAGCACGTCGCGGTCGGAGACATCGTGAAGGTCCGCCTGCACGGCTTCGACAAGATCTACGAGGTCACTGGCCTCGCCACCCGCCGCGGCAGCGCCGTCGAGGCCGCGAAGCATTTTGCGGACCACACCCCGCCGCCGCTTCCGAAGGAAGAGCGGGCGATCCTGCCGATCCGCGACCGCGGGGCCGGGCGGCCCTCGAAGCGCGAACGCCGCGACCTCGACAAGCTGCGCGGGCACGACTCCTCCGAGGCGTAG